The following proteins are encoded in a genomic region of Ananas comosus cultivar F153 linkage group 25, ASM154086v1, whole genome shotgun sequence:
- the LOC109703549 gene encoding dehydration-responsive element-binding protein 2C-like produces MQGSEQQQQQKKCCPLRRSRKGCMKGKGGPENQQCPYRGVRQRTWGKWVAEIREPNRGARLWLGTFNTALEAAQAYDSAARNLYGDCARLNLNLNHPNPPQLTSTSPNHQPNTLLCPSTPTYSPPRSADSTTTTTTTTTTTTTTSDSTVPGGGIESPGFFCGVDAGLDDFDDYVTRLPKAEDFGLEGFQEVPLFNDVGFCDTELDRDLMSFDALQLSWCS; encoded by the coding sequence ATGCAGGGGtcggagcagcagcagcagcagaagaaaTGCTGCCCGCTGCGGCGGTCGCGGAAGGGGTGCATGAAGGGGAAGGGGGGCCCGGAGAACCAGCAGTGTCCCTACCGCGGGGTGCGGCAGCGCACGTGGGGGAAGTGGGTGGCCGAGATCCGCGAGCCCAACCGCGGCGCTCGCCTCTGGCTCGGCACCTTCAACACCGCCCTCGAGGCCGCCCAGGCCTACGACTCCGCCGCCCGCAACCTCTACGGCGACTGCGCCCGCCTCAACCTCAACCTCAACCACCCCAACCCCCCGCAGCTAACTAGTACTAGCCCCAATCACCAACCCAACACCCTCCTCTGCCCCTCCACCCCGACCTACTCCCCGCCGCGCTCCGCTgactccaccaccaccaccaccaccaccaccaccacaactACTACTACAAGCGACTCCACCGTCCCCGGGGGAGGGATCGAGTCGCCCGGCTTTTTCTGCGGAGTCGATGCAGGGCTCGACGATTTCGACGACTACGTGACGAGGCTCCCCAAGGCGGAGGACTTCGGGCTGGAGGGGTTCCAGGAGGTGCCGCTGTTCAACGACGTTGGATTCTGCGACACCGAGCTGGATCGCGACCTCATGAGCTTCGACGCGCTGCAGCTCTCCTGGTGCTCCTAA